In Porphyrobacter sp. LM 6, one DNA window encodes the following:
- a CDS encoding MaoC family dehydratase — translation MAGKFFDEWIVGDRIEHEIRRTVTETDNLLFSVMTHNPQPLHIDVEAAKASGFGQILVNSTFTFSLLVGLSVGDTTLGTLVANLGFDKVVTPNPVFIGDTLRAASEVKDLRASKSRPDAGIVTFIHELTNQRGEVVCRCERSALLRRKPAA, via the coding sequence ATGGCAGGCAAGTTCTTCGACGAATGGATCGTGGGCGACCGGATCGAACACGAGATCCGGCGCACTGTGACCGAGACCGACAATCTGCTGTTCTCGGTCATGACCCACAATCCGCAGCCGCTGCACATCGATGTCGAGGCGGCCAAGGCGAGCGGGTTCGGGCAGATCCTCGTCAATTCGACCTTCACCTTCAGCCTGCTGGTCGGGCTGTCGGTGGGCGATACGACCTTGGGAACGCTGGTCGCCAACCTCGGCTTCGACAAGGTGGTGACCCCCAACCCGGTGTTCATCGGCGATACCCTGCGCGCGGCAAGCGAAGTCAAGGACCTGCGCGCCAGCAAGTCGCGGCCCGATGCCGGGATCGTCACCTTCATCCACGAACTGACCAACCAGCGCGGCGAAGTGGTGTGCCGCTGCGAGCGTTCGGCCCTGCTCCGGCGCAAACCGGCTGCTTGA
- a CDS encoding peptidyl-prolyl cis-trans isomerase: MTLPAWTREPLVHFLALGALLYVAMTWGGSPPDPASRVINVDKAQQAQLALAFERVMGRAPTDAELDERIARFVREEVLYREALRLGLDADDAVVRQRMVAKMDMTAGGAADAAEPSEAELEAWRADHPERFAAKARFTFDQVYFASEAAALAAISDKAWPGADWRGRGDPISLPASVARMPANEIAARFGQQFLDGIAVIDHSDSWAGPIPSGFGWHVVRIREYEQSDVPPLDQIRAQVLNDWRAQQIAARKQRAYDILRSAYRVEIDK; the protein is encoded by the coding sequence GTGACGCTTCCTGCCTGGACCCGCGAGCCGCTGGTCCATTTCCTCGCGCTGGGTGCGTTACTCTATGTTGCGATGACATGGGGCGGCAGCCCGCCCGATCCGGCCTCGCGGGTGATCAATGTCGACAAGGCGCAGCAGGCCCAGCTCGCGCTCGCTTTCGAACGGGTGATGGGCCGCGCGCCCACCGATGCCGAGCTGGACGAGCGGATTGCGCGGTTCGTGCGCGAGGAAGTGCTCTACCGCGAGGCGCTGCGGCTGGGGCTTGATGCCGATGACGCGGTGGTGCGCCAGCGCATGGTCGCCAAGATGGACATGACCGCCGGCGGTGCGGCCGATGCAGCCGAGCCCAGCGAGGCCGAGTTGGAGGCATGGCGCGCCGATCACCCCGAACGCTTTGCCGCCAAGGCGCGCTTCACCTTTGACCAGGTCTATTTCGCCAGCGAGGCAGCGGCCTTGGCGGCGATTTCGGATAAGGCCTGGCCGGGTGCGGACTGGCGCGGGCGCGGCGATCCGATCTCGCTTCCCGCATCCGTCGCAAGGATGCCAGCGAACGAAATCGCGGCCCGTTTCGGTCAACAATTTCTCGATGGCATTGCGGTGATCGACCATTCGGATAGCTGGGCCGGTCCGATCCCGTCGGGCTTCGGCTGGCACGTCGTCCGCATCAGGGAATACGAGCAATCCGATGTACCGCCGCTCGACCAGATCCGCGCGCAGGTGCTGAACGACTGGCGCGCGCAGCAGATCGCGGCCCGCAAGCAGCGCGCCTACGACATTCTGCGCAGCGCCTACCGGGTCGAGATCGACAAGTGA
- a CDS encoding HupE/UreJ family protein — protein MIRWLLAVMLALLAAPAAADELRPAVIELTERDGGVWVIEWKLPVAASRGANAAPLARPVFPEACTATGAPVQRAAALALLGRQELRCKGDLAGQRFGLSELVGGSDAIARMIPRSRPAQTFRLTADAPAAMIAAEPGRWQVVRDYLVIGAEHILFGWDHLLFVIALVLLVRRGWAVVKAATAFTLAHSITLVATSLGYAGLPSRPVEALIALSIVFLAVEVAVVLRSPERRTFTRRLPWAVAFAFGLVHGFGFAGALADVGMPQGEVVTALLAFNLGVEAGQLLIVGAVLALLAGLTRALPKAEVPVLRVSTYAIGAIGSFWLIERVIG, from the coding sequence GTGATCCGCTGGCTTCTGGCCGTCATGCTCGCGCTCCTCGCGGCCCCTGCGGCGGCGGACGAATTGCGCCCGGCTGTGATCGAGCTGACCGAGCGCGACGGCGGCGTGTGGGTGATCGAATGGAAACTGCCCGTCGCTGCTTCGCGCGGGGCAAATGCAGCGCCGCTCGCCCGTCCGGTGTTCCCCGAAGCCTGCACCGCGACCGGAGCGCCCGTGCAGCGCGCGGCGGCGCTGGCATTGCTCGGGCGGCAGGAATTGCGCTGCAAGGGTGATCTGGCGGGCCAGCGCTTCGGGCTGAGTGAGCTGGTGGGCGGCAGCGATGCCATCGCCCGGATGATCCCGCGTAGCCGACCAGCCCAGACCTTCCGCCTGACGGCAGACGCGCCCGCCGCGATGATCGCCGCCGAACCCGGCCGGTGGCAGGTCGTGCGTGACTATCTTGTGATTGGCGCAGAGCACATTCTGTTCGGCTGGGATCACCTGCTGTTCGTGATCGCGCTGGTGCTGCTGGTGCGACGGGGCTGGGCGGTGGTGAAGGCCGCGACCGCTTTCACGCTTGCCCATTCGATCACGCTGGTGGCGACGAGCCTCGGATATGCGGGCCTGCCCTCGCGCCCGGTCGAGGCGCTGATTGCGCTCTCGATCGTGTTCCTTGCGGTCGAAGTGGCGGTGGTGCTGCGTTCGCCCGAGCGGCGCACCTTCACTAGGCGCTTGCCCTGGGCGGTCGCCTTCGCCTTCGGGCTGGTGCACGGCTTCGGCTTTGCCGGCGCGCTCGCCGATGTCGGCATGCCACAGGGCGAGGTCGTTACCGCGCTGCTCGCCTTCAACCTCGGGGTCGAGGCAGGCCAACTGCTCATCGTCGGCGCTGTGCTGGCGCTTTTGGCGGGGCTGACTCGGGCGCTGCCCAAGGCCGAAGTGCCGGTGCTGCGCGTGTCGACTTACGCCATCGGCGCGATCGGCAGCTTCTGGCTGATCGAGCGCGTGATCGGTTAG
- a CDS encoding DUF3604 domain-containing protein — MRKTWTGFAAASLMTIAVAGCSGEASLDPAQTGNGENTVKLAEFPDRPYWGDTHLHTDNSVDAFGFGVRLGPEDALRFARGEAVTATTGGKAQLDRPLDFLVIADHSDGMGATKRLFDAPRWYVKWVMRDDTVLRWYDLMHESPEGSQRAMAELITAAANGTLPEALSDPERAREGTEDLWNTQLGLLDRYNEPGVFTAFAGFEWTLMPDGNNLHRVVMFRDGSDKTRKTLPLGGIDTKVEQLWDYMEAYEKNIGGKVLAIPHNSNLSNGLMFEMTMADGSPMTAAYAKRRAAAEPVVEATQIKGDSETHPFLSPNDEMAGFGVKGWELGNLPLTAASTPDMYAGSYVRSALLRGLSLEAQLGVNPYAFGLIGSTDSHTGLATGDEDNFFGKHTGTEPAYKNRALVPQNLGTRQGRFGWHYLAGGYAAAWARGNTRAEIFDAFRRREVYATTGPRMTVRIFGGHDFSAADWAGDWVRAGYTRGVPMGGELTDKGSAPTFLISALKDPDGANLDRVQVVKGWIDASGAMQERVYDVVWSDMAKRPGTAKGLTPVGDTVDRKKATYTNSIGAPELRTTWTDPDYAKGQRAFYYVRVLEIPTPRWTLFDAVRFGFELKGEALEDAVAQERAYTSPIWLKPQGAKGTT, encoded by the coding sequence ATGCGCAAGACATGGACCGGGTTCGCTGCGGCAAGCCTGATGACGATTGCGGTGGCGGGCTGCAGCGGTGAGGCATCGCTCGATCCGGCGCAAACCGGCAATGGCGAGAACACGGTCAAGCTCGCCGAGTTTCCCGATCGGCCCTATTGGGGCGATACGCACCTGCATACCGACAATTCGGTCGATGCCTTCGGCTTCGGTGTCCGGCTGGGGCCGGAAGACGCGCTGCGCTTTGCTCGCGGCGAGGCGGTGACGGCGACCACCGGCGGCAAGGCGCAGCTCGATCGACCGCTCGATTTCCTCGTTATTGCGGATCACTCGGACGGCATGGGCGCGACCAAGCGGCTCTTCGATGCCCCGCGCTGGTATGTGAAGTGGGTGATGCGCGACGATACCGTGCTGCGCTGGTATGACCTGATGCACGAAAGCCCGGAAGGCTCGCAGCGGGCGATGGCGGAACTGATCACGGCCGCAGCCAATGGCACGCTGCCCGAAGCGCTCAGCGATCCCGAGCGCGCACGCGAGGGCACGGAAGACCTCTGGAACACCCAGCTCGGCTTGCTCGATCGCTATAACGAGCCCGGCGTCTTCACGGCCTTTGCCGGCTTCGAATGGACGCTGATGCCCGATGGCAACAATCTCCACCGCGTGGTGATGTTCCGCGACGGCAGCGACAAGACCCGCAAGACCCTGCCGCTCGGCGGGATCGATACCAAGGTCGAGCAGCTGTGGGACTACATGGAGGCCTACGAGAAGAACATCGGCGGGAAGGTGCTGGCGATCCCGCACAATTCGAACCTCTCGAACGGGCTGATGTTCGAAATGACCATGGCCGATGGTTCGCCGATGACCGCCGCCTATGCCAAGCGGCGCGCAGCGGCTGAACCGGTGGTCGAGGCGACCCAGATCAAGGGTGACAGCGAAACCCACCCGTTCCTCTCGCCCAATGACGAAATGGCCGGCTTCGGGGTTAAGGGCTGGGAACTGGGCAATCTGCCGCTCACCGCCGCAAGCACACCGGATATGTATGCGGGCAGCTATGTGCGGTCTGCCCTGCTGCGCGGGCTTTCGCTCGAGGCGCAGCTGGGGGTCAATCCTTATGCCTTTGGCCTGATCGGATCGACCGATAGCCACACTGGCCTTGCCACGGGAGATGAGGACAATTTCTTCGGCAAGCACACCGGCACCGAACCCGCCTACAAGAACCGCGCGCTGGTGCCGCAGAACCTCGGCACGCGGCAGGGGCGGTTCGGCTGGCACTATCTCGCGGGCGGCTATGCTGCGGCCTGGGCGCGGGGGAACACCCGTGCGGAAATCTTCGATGCCTTCCGGCGGCGCGAGGTCTACGCCACCACCGGCCCGCGCATGACCGTGCGGATCTTCGGCGGGCACGATTTCAGCGCTGCCGACTGGGCGGGTGACTGGGTGCGCGCAGGCTATACCCGCGGCGTGCCGATGGGCGGCGAATTGACCGACAAGGGCAGCGCGCCGACCTTCCTCATCAGCGCACTCAAAGACCCCGACGGCGCCAATCTTGACCGGGTGCAGGTGGTCAAGGGCTGGATCGATGCCAGCGGCGCGATGCAGGAACGCGTCTATGACGTGGTCTGGAGCGACATGGCCAAGCGGCCAGGCACCGCCAAAGGCCTGACCCCGGTGGGCGATACGGTCGACCGCAAGAAGGCGACCTACACCAATTCCATCGGCGCGCCCGAACTGCGGACCACCTGGACCGATCCCGATTACGCCAAGGGCCAGCGCGCGTTCTACTATGTGCGCGTGCTCGAAATCCCGACCCCGCGCTGGACGCTGTTTGATGCGGTGCGCTTCGGCTTCGAACTCAAGGGTGAGGCGCTCGAGGATGCGGTCGCGCAGGAACGTGCCTATACCTCGCCGATCTGGCTCAAGCCGCAGGGCGCCAAGGGGACGACGTGA